A region from the Muribaculum gordoncarteri genome encodes:
- the era gene encoding GTPase Era, whose translation MNENHKSGFVNIVGNPNVGKSTLMNDLVGERISIITSKAQTTRHRIMGIVNTDDYQIVFSDTPGVLKPNYKMQEAMREFSEGALTDADVLLYVTDVVEDPTKNADFLAKVAKETVPVLLVINKIDLLKGNDELESIVGRWKDLLPNAEVFPTSAKLKFNTDTLMNRIIELLPVAPPYFGKDALTDKPARFFVTEIIREKLLLNLDKEVPYSVEVVVEKFEEKEDSIHIMTVIYVERDSQKGIIIGKGGTMLKRIGTEARKDIETFFGKHVYLELFVKVEKDWRNRENKLRSFGYIE comes from the coding sequence ATGAACGAAAACCATAAATCGGGTTTTGTTAACATCGTAGGCAATCCAAATGTGGGAAAATCGACGCTTATGAACGACCTTGTGGGTGAGCGTATAAGTATAATAACCTCAAAGGCGCAGACTACGCGTCACCGCATAATGGGCATAGTCAACACCGACGACTACCAGATAGTGTTCTCCGACACCCCCGGAGTGCTGAAGCCCAACTATAAGATGCAGGAAGCTATGCGTGAGTTCTCGGAGGGTGCATTGACCGACGCCGATGTGCTGCTCTATGTGACCGATGTTGTAGAGGATCCCACCAAGAATGCCGACTTCCTCGCAAAGGTGGCAAAGGAAACCGTGCCCGTGCTGCTTGTCATCAACAAGATTGACTTGCTGAAGGGCAACGATGAACTGGAGTCGATAGTGGGTCGCTGGAAAGATCTGCTTCCCAACGCCGAGGTGTTCCCCACATCGGCCAAGCTGAAGTTTAACACCGACACGCTGATGAACCGCATCATCGAGCTGCTTCCCGTGGCTCCGCCATATTTCGGTAAGGATGCGCTGACCGACAAGCCGGCCCGATTCTTCGTCACCGAGATAATCCGCGAGAAGCTGTTGCTGAATCTCGACAAAGAGGTGCCTTACTCGGTTGAGGTCGTGGTGGAGAAATTTGAGGAAAAGGAGGACTCCATCCACATAATGACAGTGATCTACGTTGAGCGTGACTCACAGAAGGGCATTATCATAGGCAAGGGCGGCACAATGCTCAAGCGCATAGGCACCGAGGCCCGCAAGGACATCGAAACCTTCTTTGGCAAGCACGTTTATCTCGAACTGTTTGTCAAGGTGGAGAAGGACTGGCGCAACCGCGAAAACAAGCTGCGTTCGTTCGGATACATAGAGTGA
- a CDS encoding SusC/RagA family TonB-linked outer membrane protein: MKKFILLLFALLTVTAVSAQTRTVTGTVVYAGDGEPLPGATILPVGGGLGTATDIEGEFSLKVSSSVTKLLVSYVGMLTQEVPITDGHMTIRLTNSENKLDEVMVVAYGTAKKSAYTGAASVVSAADIEDRLVSNITNALSGTVAGVQTLNSNGQPGTSSTVRIRGVGSINASMAPLYVLDGMPYDGDIAGLNPADIESMTVLKDAAAAALYGARGANGVILITTKRGKEGNAKVTFDARWGSNSRQVSNYDVITSPEQFMELTYAAQRNAAIYHLGYSAADAHVYANRKLLDTSENGPIGYLLYTIPDGQSLINPDGTFNPNATRGYSDGTYYYTPDDWSKATFRNGLRQEYNVSVSGGNDRFNYYVSAAYLNDEGIIDNSAFDRLSTRASVEYQAKKWLKIGTNISYSFSKSKYPDLQTESGSSGNAFQVANYIAPVYPIFVRNADGSLMMNTTYNRPVYDYGDGQSTNFTRAYMSMANPASSLLYDTEEYLTDLFNGKWFVQLTPIEGLSITGNVGLTIDNTRTHIISNPLYGQSASYKGQALQVAERIKGLNLQALANYRKTFFDKHTFDFLLGYESYEWNNEYTQAIGNNLYNPGSWAVNNTLNDDRRKGYGSYGAYSTRGYFGRINYDFDSKYFASFSYRRDGSSRFHPKNRWGNFYSVSAAWDIAHESFMMSTSEWLDQLKLRASFGQQGNDGIGNNYAYLDQFTISGATEWSDGLLSYKGNPDLTWETSNAFNVGVDFSLWKGMLSGSAEFFNRQTSDMLYNKPVAPSLGYSSIPMNIGSMRNSGFEIELNYRPVTTRNITWDINYNATFVNNKILKLAPELEGELISGSSIYREGESMYQLYMVKYAGVDPATGRALYWGKDAEGNEFPTTDWSVAYNGDTASGAQANRCATGNLLPVVYGGFGTTLKVYGFDLAIACSYQLGGKIFDSGYQEMMGTGTSGEYGRTFHKDILNAWTPENPYTDVPRLDAEEAYPFFNYTTTRGLITSNYLAINNITLGYTLPSSVTKRIGIESIRVYGAADNLALWSARKGLDPRQSYTSSTTSTYTAMRCISGGVKVVF, encoded by the coding sequence ATGAAGAAGTTCATTCTTTTACTTTTTGCACTCCTGACCGTGACGGCCGTGTCGGCACAGACACGCACCGTGACGGGAACAGTCGTGTATGCCGGCGACGGCGAGCCGCTTCCCGGCGCGACCATCCTCCCCGTAGGTGGCGGCCTCGGAACTGCTACCGACATCGAAGGCGAATTTTCATTGAAAGTGTCGTCAAGCGTCACTAAACTCCTGGTATCCTACGTGGGAATGCTCACGCAGGAGGTGCCCATCACCGACGGGCACATGACCATCCGTCTTACCAACTCGGAGAACAAGCTTGACGAAGTCATGGTAGTAGCTTACGGCACAGCCAAGAAATCGGCCTACACCGGTGCGGCATCAGTGGTAAGCGCAGCCGACATCGAGGATCGCCTCGTGTCCAACATCACCAACGCCCTCAGCGGTACGGTGGCCGGTGTGCAGACACTCAACAGCAACGGCCAGCCCGGTACATCGTCGACCGTGCGCATACGCGGTGTGGGCTCAATCAACGCATCCATGGCTCCCCTCTACGTGCTTGACGGAATGCCCTACGACGGCGACATCGCAGGACTCAATCCCGCCGACATCGAGTCGATGACAGTGCTCAAGGACGCGGCCGCAGCCGCCCTCTACGGAGCGCGCGGTGCCAACGGTGTAATCCTCATCACCACAAAGCGAGGCAAGGAAGGCAACGCCAAGGTGACATTTGACGCCCGCTGGGGTTCCAACTCACGCCAAGTGTCAAACTACGATGTCATCACAAGCCCCGAGCAATTCATGGAGCTCACCTATGCAGCTCAGCGTAACGCAGCCATATACCACCTCGGCTACAGCGCTGCCGACGCACATGTCTACGCCAACCGCAAGCTTCTCGACACTTCCGAGAACGGCCCCATAGGTTATCTGCTCTACACAATCCCCGACGGACAGTCGCTCATCAACCCCGACGGAACATTCAACCCCAACGCCACACGAGGCTACAGCGACGGCACCTACTATTACACCCCCGACGACTGGAGCAAGGCCACATTCCGCAACGGACTCCGCCAGGAGTACAACGTGAGCGTGTCGGGAGGCAATGACCGATTCAACTATTACGTGTCGGCCGCCTACCTCAACGACGAGGGTATCATCGACAACTCGGCATTCGACCGTCTGTCGACACGTGCAAGCGTCGAGTATCAGGCCAAGAAGTGGCTGAAGATCGGCACCAACATCTCCTACTCGTTCAGCAAGTCAAAGTATCCCGACCTGCAGACCGAAAGCGGTTCATCGGGCAACGCCTTCCAGGTGGCCAACTACATTGCTCCCGTCTACCCCATCTTCGTGCGCAACGCCGACGGCTCGCTGATGATGAACACTACCTACAACCGCCCCGTATATGACTACGGCGACGGACAGAGCACCAACTTCACCCGCGCCTACATGTCGATGGCCAACCCCGCGTCGTCGCTTCTCTACGACACCGAGGAGTATCTCACCGACCTGTTCAACGGAAAGTGGTTTGTACAGCTTACCCCCATCGAAGGACTGTCGATTACCGGCAACGTGGGATTGACAATCGACAACACCCGCACCCACATCATATCCAATCCCCTCTACGGACAGTCGGCCTCCTACAAAGGCCAAGCTCTTCAGGTGGCCGAGCGCATCAAGGGACTCAACCTGCAGGCACTCGCCAACTACCGCAAGACATTCTTCGACAAGCACACCTTTGACTTCCTCCTCGGTTACGAAAGCTACGAGTGGAACAACGAGTACACCCAGGCCATCGGCAACAACCTCTACAACCCCGGCAGCTGGGCGGTAAACAACACCCTTAACGACGACCGACGCAAGGGCTACGGCTCCTACGGTGCCTACTCTACCCGCGGTTACTTCGGCCGCATCAACTACGACTTCGACAGCAAGTACTTCGCAAGCTTCAGCTACCGTCGCGACGGTTCGTCACGCTTCCATCCCAAGAACCGCTGGGGTAACTTCTACTCCGTGTCGGCAGCCTGGGACATTGCCCACGAATCATTCATGATGTCGACAAGCGAGTGGCTCGACCAGTTGAAGCTGCGCGCGTCATTCGGTCAGCAGGGTAACGACGGAATCGGCAACAACTACGCCTATCTCGACCAGTTCACCATTTCAGGTGCCACCGAGTGGAGCGACGGACTTCTGAGCTACAAGGGAAATCCCGACCTCACATGGGAAACATCCAACGCATTCAACGTAGGCGTCGACTTCAGCCTGTGGAAGGGAATGCTCAGCGGTAGCGCTGAATTCTTCAACCGCCAGACGAGCGACATGCTCTACAACAAACCCGTGGCTCCGTCACTCGGTTACTCATCGATACCGATGAACATCGGCTCGATGCGCAACAGCGGTTTTGAAATAGAGCTAAACTACCGTCCCGTAACCACACGCAACATCACATGGGACATCAACTACAATGCTACATTTGTCAACAACAAGATCCTGAAACTCGCTCCCGAACTTGAAGGAGAACTCATCTCGGGCTCAAGCATCTACCGCGAAGGCGAGTCGATGTATCAGCTCTACATGGTCAAGTATGCAGGCGTGGATCCCGCAACAGGACGCGCACTCTACTGGGGCAAGGACGCTGAAGGCAACGAGTTCCCCACCACCGACTGGTCGGTAGCCTACAACGGCGACACCGCTTCGGGAGCCCAGGCCAACCGCTGCGCCACCGGCAACCTTCTTCCCGTAGTCTACGGAGGTTTCGGAACTACGCTGAAAGTCTACGGCTTCGACCTCGCCATAGCATGCTCCTACCAGCTCGGAGGCAAGATATTCGATTCGGGCTATCAGGAAATGATGGGTACCGGCACATCGGGCGAATACGGACGGACATTCCACAAGGACATCCTCAACGCATGGACACCCGAGAATCCCTACACCGACGTTCCCCGTCTTGACGCCGAGGAAGCCTACCCCTTCTTCAACTACACGACAACCCGCGGTCTTATAACATCCAACTACCTTGCCATCAACAACATCACGTTGGGTTACACGCTGCCCTCTTCCGTCACCAAGCGCATAGGCATCGAAAGCATACGCGTATACGGAGCAGCCGACAACCTCGCTCTTTGGAGCGCACGCAAGGGTCTTGACCCGCGCCAGAGCTACACATCATCGACAACATCAACTTACACCGCAATGCGTTGCATATCGGGTGGCGTGAAAGTCGTGTTCTGA
- a CDS encoding RagB/SusD family nutrient uptake outer membrane protein, with amino-acid sequence MKLLNKIFSIAVAGIAMVGCNDLDTAPMGSTITSDQREEVLGGNPAMAEAGVNTIASNFKQFGKVYADEHTDFGYPSIMLALDVRGADMVSAYTGYNRYYAQVAYSDITAGSSITNIIWYTMYNQIYACNSLISSLDKESTDKTNMFYLGQAYAVRAFDYHVLAQLYQHTYLGNETKPCVPIITEQNEAEAAANGMPRASVEDVYTQILGDIDTAIELLENSGRLGTTSRNDKKFVTASTAHGLRARVYMCMGRWDEAAADAQYAITNSKATPYSFDELSAPAFNSGSEHSWMWSVNIEPSDRCVTTGICNFPSMMGSLCYGYASVGGWRRVNQNLYRTLSKTDVRSGWWIDESGNGSYAGIASLPVSSSLSKQSWYKGQMQCDEYLYYLSGGSSSYLQVKYAPYENLMYQSNNACDVPLMRVEEMYHIIAEAQAMGGNPSLGAQTLTNFVQTYRDPDYVCTEASAEGVQNEVYRQRRIEFWGEGLGWYDMMRLKRGVDRRGAGFAAAQTYNIPAGDPCLIFQIPQGEQNGNPLLGEINPAATRPSAVK; translated from the coding sequence ATGAAACTGCTTAACAAGATATTTTCCATAGCCGTTGCGGGAATCGCCATGGTCGGATGCAACGACCTCGACACCGCCCCGATGGGAAGCACCATTACCTCCGACCAGCGCGAGGAGGTGCTTGGAGGAAACCCGGCAATGGCCGAGGCCGGAGTCAACACCATTGCAAGTAACTTCAAACAATTCGGAAAGGTCTACGCCGACGAGCACACCGACTTCGGATACCCCTCGATAATGCTTGCTCTCGATGTGAGAGGCGCCGACATGGTGAGCGCCTACACCGGCTACAACCGTTATTACGCACAGGTGGCCTACAGCGACATCACCGCAGGCTCATCGATTACCAACATTATATGGTACACGATGTACAATCAGATATATGCCTGCAACAGCCTCATCTCATCGCTCGACAAAGAGTCGACCGACAAGACCAACATGTTCTATCTTGGTCAGGCCTACGCCGTGAGAGCTTTCGACTACCACGTACTCGCACAGCTCTATCAGCACACCTATCTCGGCAACGAAACCAAGCCCTGTGTGCCCATAATCACCGAGCAGAACGAAGCCGAGGCTGCCGCCAACGGAATGCCCCGCGCATCGGTTGAGGATGTCTACACTCAGATTCTGGGCGACATCGACACCGCAATCGAACTCCTTGAAAACTCGGGCCGACTCGGCACCACCTCACGCAACGACAAGAAATTTGTCACCGCCTCCACCGCTCACGGACTACGTGCACGTGTCTACATGTGCATGGGCCGTTGGGACGAGGCCGCAGCCGACGCTCAATATGCCATCACCAACTCCAAGGCCACTCCCTACAGCTTTGACGAGCTTTCGGCTCCTGCTTTCAACTCGGGAAGCGAGCACTCATGGATGTGGTCGGTCAACATCGAGCCGTCCGACCGTTGCGTCACCACAGGTATATGCAACTTCCCGTCGATGATGGGTTCGCTCTGCTACGGATATGCATCAGTAGGCGGATGGCGCCGCGTCAACCAGAATCTTTACCGCACACTCTCGAAAACTGATGTGCGCAGCGGATGGTGGATCGACGAGAGCGGAAATGGCAGCTATGCCGGCATAGCGTCACTTCCCGTGTCAAGCTCTCTGTCCAAGCAGTCATGGTACAAGGGACAGATGCAGTGTGACGAGTATCTCTACTACCTGTCGGGAGGCTCAAGCAGCTACCTCCAGGTAAAGTATGCTCCTTATGAGAATCTGATGTACCAGAGCAACAACGCCTGCGATGTGCCGCTGATGCGTGTCGAGGAGATGTATCACATCATCGCCGAGGCACAGGCAATGGGTGGAAATCCGTCGCTCGGAGCACAGACACTCACCAACTTCGTCCAGACCTATCGCGACCCCGATTATGTGTGCACCGAGGCATCGGCCGAAGGAGTACAGAATGAAGTATATCGCCAGCGTCGCATCGAATTCTGGGGCGAGGGACTCGGATGGTACGACATGATGCGCCTCAAGAGAGGTGTTGATCGCCGAGGAGCCGGATTTGCCGCAGCGCAGACCTACAACATCCCCGCCGGCGACCCGTGTCTGATTTTCCAGATTCCGCAAGGCGAGCAAAACGGCAACCCGCTGCTCGGAGAAATCAATCCTGCGGCTACACGCCCGAGTGCGGTGAAGTAA
- a CDS encoding IS4 family transposase, giving the protein MNQGKYVFSQVIEFIPRYQFDKLVRLYKGDWHVKNLNSYNHLLHLLFGLLTGCDSLRDICLCLEAHSKMLYHLGFRKTVNHTSLSRANESRDYRIFEGLGIYLIGLVRPMYSKAKLSEITIDNVIYALDSTTISTSIKLATWALGKYSKGAVKMHTLLDLRGSIPANIHITDGKWHDSNELDMLSPEPFAFYVMDKAYVDFKALFRFHQSQAFWVSRPKENMKFMTIGQMEIPNAKSGIIEDSRIRVTGYKSSKLYPDDMRFVRVYDPDNDTIVDFISNNFEISALEISNLYRHRWDIEVFFKWIKQNIVVKTLWGFSENAVKIHLWTAVIAYLTVARIKADYKSCYSITEVATLIRISALERVELRQLLTKQDLSTNSNQNVKDISLFDDF; this is encoded by the coding sequence ATGAATCAGGGTAAGTATGTTTTCTCCCAGGTAATTGAATTTATACCGCGTTACCAGTTCGATAAGCTTGTAAGGCTGTATAAAGGAGATTGGCATGTAAAGAATCTCAACAGTTACAATCACCTCCTTCATCTGCTCTTCGGACTGTTGACGGGCTGTGATTCGCTACGAGACATCTGTCTATGTCTGGAGGCCCATTCAAAGATGCTATATCATCTCGGTTTTCGGAAAACAGTCAACCACACATCTTTGTCGCGGGCTAACGAAAGTCGGGACTATCGAATTTTTGAGGGACTGGGAATTTATCTAATAGGATTGGTAAGACCCATGTATTCAAAGGCTAAACTATCCGAGATAACCATAGACAACGTAATCTATGCGTTGGACTCCACAACCATATCAACCAGCATAAAACTTGCGACATGGGCATTGGGCAAATACAGCAAAGGCGCTGTAAAGATGCACACATTGCTTGATTTGCGTGGAAGCATACCGGCAAACATTCATATTACCGATGGAAAATGGCATGACAGCAACGAACTTGACATGCTTTCGCCGGAACCATTCGCATTCTATGTGATGGACAAGGCTTATGTTGACTTCAAGGCTTTGTTCAGATTCCATCAGTCACAGGCATTCTGGGTATCCCGTCCGAAAGAGAACATGAAGTTCATGACAATCGGGCAAATGGAAATCCCCAATGCAAAGTCAGGCATCATAGAAGACTCCCGTATTCGGGTAACCGGATATAAGTCGAGTAAACTCTATCCTGATGACATGCGGTTTGTACGAGTATATGACCCGGACAATGACACAATTGTGGATTTCATATCCAATAACTTTGAAATCAGTGCCTTGGAAATATCCAATCTCTACCGCCATCGCTGGGATATAGAAGTTTTCTTCAAATGGATCAAACAGAATATTGTCGTGAAGACCCTTTGGGGATTTTCCGAGAACGCGGTAAAAATCCATCTTTGGACTGCTGTCATTGCCTATCTTACGGTAGCTCGAATAAAGGCCGATTATAAAAGCTGCTATTCTATAACCGAAGTGGCGACCCTTATCAGAATCTCTGCTTTGGAACGTGTCGAGTTACGACAACTTCTAACCAAGCAAGACTTGTCAACCAATTCAAATCAAAATGTCAAAGATATCTCTTTATTTGATGATTTCTAA
- a CDS encoding ammonium transporter, with translation MPNDHLYANVAWMITATIFVLMMTPGLSFFYGGMVRVKNVISTMLQSFIVMGFVSVIWVVFGFSLAFGNDVWHVIGNPADFFMFENVGVLNVTDPSREGMSQIGIATTTIPLALFALFQMKFAIITPSLITGSFAERVHFAGYLLFMVLWTVFVYCPLAHCTWHPDGLFAMLHVHDYAGGIVVHAASGIAALAGAIFLGKRSSKRDAKPANVPFVLLGAALLWLGWFGFNGGSSLAADGIAVSAFLNTNTAAATAMVTWVVFDALRGHKPSAMGAAIGAVVGLVAITPCAGWVTVGQSVFIAFVITICCNMAVSWKSYGQMLDDALDVFPTHGLGGILGTVLTGIFAYDFFAAGDAEMISRTEFFWNHILVLLMVFAYTFLMSYGLYWITNKLVPLRVSRRSEEIGLDRSQHDEEYGIEGVTGLAEDTPTVDEWFKGMEES, from the coding sequence ATGCCTAACGATCATCTGTATGCCAATGTGGCATGGATGATAACCGCTACTATTTTTGTGTTGATGATGACTCCGGGGCTTTCGTTTTTCTACGGAGGCATGGTCAGGGTCAAGAATGTGATTTCGACGATGCTTCAAAGTTTCATTGTCATGGGATTTGTAAGTGTAATCTGGGTTGTGTTTGGGTTCAGCCTCGCTTTCGGAAATGATGTGTGGCATGTCATAGGCAATCCTGCCGACTTCTTCATGTTTGAGAATGTGGGAGTGCTCAATGTCACCGATCCGAGCCGTGAGGGCATGAGTCAGATTGGCATTGCCACGACCACGATTCCGCTTGCGTTGTTTGCGCTGTTTCAGATGAAATTTGCCATCATCACCCCGTCGCTTATCACCGGATCCTTTGCCGAGCGAGTGCATTTTGCAGGCTATCTGCTGTTTATGGTGTTGTGGACGGTGTTTGTTTACTGTCCTCTTGCTCACTGCACGTGGCACCCCGACGGCTTGTTTGCCATGCTTCATGTGCATGACTATGCCGGAGGCATCGTGGTTCATGCCGCATCGGGTATTGCGGCTCTTGCCGGAGCGATATTTCTCGGCAAGCGTTCATCGAAGCGTGACGCCAAGCCGGCCAATGTGCCGTTTGTGTTGCTTGGAGCTGCGTTGCTGTGGCTGGGATGGTTCGGATTCAACGGCGGTAGCTCGCTTGCCGCCGACGGCATCGCGGTTTCGGCATTCTTGAACACCAACACTGCAGCTGCAACGGCCATGGTTACATGGGTGGTGTTTGACGCACTGCGCGGCCACAAGCCGTCGGCAATGGGAGCGGCCATCGGTGCCGTTGTGGGGCTGGTCGCCATCACTCCGTGTGCCGGATGGGTCACTGTGGGACAGAGCGTGTTCATAGCCTTCGTGATAACGATATGCTGCAACATGGCAGTGAGCTGGAAGAGTTACGGACAGATGCTTGACGATGCACTCGATGTGTTTCCCACTCACGGACTTGGCGGAATTCTGGGAACGGTGCTGACAGGAATATTCGCATACGACTTTTTTGCAGCCGGCGATGCCGAGATGATTTCGCGCACCGAATTTTTCTGGAATCACATCCTGGTGCTTTTGATGGTGTTTGCCTATACGTTTTTAATGAGTTACGGTCTTTATTGGATAACCAACAAGTTGGTTCCGCTGCGAGTTTCACGCCGCAGCGAGGAAATCGGCCTTGACCGCTCGCAACATGACGAGGAGTACGGCATAGAGGGCGTCACGGGCCTTGCGGAGGATACCCCTACAGTCGATGAGTGGTTCAAAGGCATGGAGGAGAGTTGA
- a CDS encoding RNA polymerase sigma factor: MTDPPTNERDFASLIKQHSRIINKVSYFYATDKLPFDDLRQEIYVNIWLGLSQFRGDSKMSTWIYRVAVNSALMALRSSKPKIETVSLNFGLLDISSEADDAQRENLQALQSLINRLEDIEKAIMLLWLDEHSYDEIADIIGLKRNTVAVKIHRIKEKLSKQM; the protein is encoded by the coding sequence ATGACAGATCCTCCAACAAACGAAAGGGATTTTGCCTCGCTCATAAAGCAGCACTCCCGAATCATTAACAAGGTCAGCTATTTTTATGCTACCGACAAATTGCCCTTTGACGACCTCCGGCAGGAAATCTATGTCAATATCTGGCTTGGATTAAGTCAATTCAGAGGCGACAGCAAAATGTCGACATGGATTTATCGTGTAGCTGTAAACTCGGCGCTAATGGCCTTGCGCTCATCAAAGCCCAAAATCGAAACCGTGTCGCTTAATTTCGGACTTCTTGACATTTCATCAGAAGCCGATGATGCGCAAAGGGAAAATCTTCAAGCACTTCAATCGTTGATCAACCGACTTGAAGATATTGAGAAAGCAATCATGCTCCTTTGGCTTGATGAACATTCGTATGACGAAATTGCCGACATCATCGGACTTAAACGCAACACTGTTGCTGTAAAAATTCACCGCATTAAAGAAAAACTCTCAAAACAAATGTAA
- a CDS encoding DNA adenine methylase, which produces MLTNQLIQPSLFGEYDFMDIKFPKPQYLGAKYIHGEWITRHIPECAQVVLDAFSGSQSISFLCKQLGKKVITNDFLKFNSEIGKALIENKNEILMPEDISILFSDNSDPKEYNLMEQLFTNIFFVREETKFLDAFRSNIDRLKNKYKKALAFTIMNRALTRKVTMGHFAHTQALVYAANPDRIKRNRSLIRPIKDIFSELISEYNNAVFDNGCECISCNEDIIKFLPTLSNIDLAYFDPPYCNSHADYQGFYHLLETYTNYWKDKEFINGTKRYSPKKESGFETKKEIIGSFKKLFSLSKDIPYWLISYNDRSYPDIQTLVDLIRPYRKVSIDRKLYQTGRGGKGSVAGSNEILLVCEP; this is translated from the coding sequence ATGCTAACAAATCAGTTAATACAGCCTTCTTTATTTGGGGAATATGATTTCATGGACATTAAATTCCCAAAACCTCAGTACCTAGGGGCTAAATATATTCATGGAGAATGGATTACTCGGCATATACCAGAGTGTGCTCAGGTTGTATTGGATGCTTTTAGCGGTTCGCAATCAATATCCTTTCTTTGTAAACAATTGGGTAAAAAAGTTATTACCAACGATTTTTTAAAATTCAATAGCGAAATTGGCAAGGCTCTGATTGAAAATAAAAACGAAATACTCATGCCCGAGGATATTTCAATCCTTTTTTCTGATAATTCTGATCCAAAAGAATACAATCTGATGGAACAGCTTTTTACTAATATATTTTTCGTACGTGAAGAAACTAAATTTTTAGATGCCTTTAGAAGTAATATCGATAGACTTAAGAATAAATATAAAAAAGCGTTGGCTTTTACCATTATGAATAGAGCTTTAACTCGCAAAGTGACAATGGGGCATTTTGCTCATACCCAAGCTTTAGTCTATGCTGCCAACCCCGATAGAATAAAACGAAATCGCAGCCTTATAAGACCAATTAAAGATATATTTTCAGAATTAATATCGGAATATAACAACGCTGTGTTTGACAATGGATGCGAGTGCATTTCATGCAATGAAGATATCATTAAATTTCTGCCGACCTTGTCGAATATAGATTTAGCATACTTTGATCCTCCATATTGCAATAGCCATGCAGATTATCAAGGATTTTATCATCTATTGGAAACATATACAAATTATTGGAAAGATAAGGAGTTTATTAATGGCACAAAAAGATATAGTCCTAAAAAAGAAAGCGGTTTTGAAACTAAAAAAGAAATAATTGGAAGCTTTAAAAAATTATTTTCTCTTTCCAAAGATATTCCATATTGGTTAATTAGCTACAACGATAGAAGTTACCCAGACATACAAACTCTTGTTGATTTGATTAGACCTTATAGGAAAGTATCGATAGACAGAAAACTTTACCAAACAGGAAGAGGAGGTAAAGGAAGTGTTGCAGGCAGTAATGAAATTTTATTAGTATGTGAACCATAA